Below is a genomic region from Echinicola rosea.
TCTGGCAACTGCAAGCGGTCAAACTTCTTCAAGGCAGGAAAATCAGTTTGGTTAAGCGCATCCCACCAATATGGGCCAATCGGTGTGATAATCGTCTCCATCCGATTGGGAGAGGCAGCCCGCCAAGCCGTCGTATCAGCCAATTGTGCCGCAGTGCGAGGGTAATAATAATTTACGGGAGTACTTTCCGGATTCAAAATATAGCCGGTGTATGGGCTGGTCTTAATGTTCAGGAAAGTTCCTTCAAAACGCGTATCCGCATCATCAAATAGGGTAAACAGGTATTCCGTAGGATGAAGGGCATTTTTCTTGTTGACACCATCGTCAGCACCCTGCACCAATGGCCCCCATGGGTAATCCCAATTGTGGGCAGGGGAATTTAAGGTGGATGCTTCTGCATACTGAATGGACCAAAGGATTTCCTCGTTATTGTCATTTTGGTATTCAAACAGCTCACCAAATGCTAAATTCAGCGCCTGGCCGTCGATGGCCGCATCTGCCCACTGGGCAGCTTCTGTAAAGTCAGCAGCTGAGCCACCGTTTTCGGTATCATAGCCTCTGGTAAGGTGGACTTTGGCTAAAATATGCTGCGCCACACGCTTGGTTACCCGACCAAAATCAGGTTGGTCCATGGGCAGGTCATCAATGGCCATCTCCAATTCACTGATGATAAAATCATACACCTCACGGGCAGGATTTCGCTCAAAGCTTACAATGGGCTCTTTGATCAAGTCGGTCACCAAAGTCACGTCACCGAAGTTTTGGACCAAAAGGAAGTAGTAATATGCACGTATGGTCCTCACTTCCGCCACCCGCGTCTCGAGCGCAGTGTATGGCGCCGTTTCATTCGAATATTCCAAAGCCATATTGGCGATTTGAATGCTTTGGTAAAGGGTCTTGAAGAGCTCCTCCACTTGGCCATTTCCAGGTGTCAAGGTCTGGTAGCTGGCCAATCCCAAGGGCACTTCCGCATGTGCGGCGAAGAACAGGTCCGTACCGGCACAAAAAACATATGGTGTCGGCTGATACACGTCTCTTAGCGTGGAGTAAGTGGCATTGACAAGCCCCTCGTATCCGGCTTGGTCTCCATAG
It encodes:
- a CDS encoding RagB/SusD family nutrient uptake outer membrane protein: MKSIKTILYTAALGLAISSCAGYLDEENLGNTTAENYYGDQAGYEGLVNATYSTLRDVYQPTPYVFCAGTDLFFAAHAEVPLGLASYQTLTPGNGQVEELFKTLYQSIQIANMALEYSNETAPYTALETRVAEVRTIRAYYYFLLVQNFGDVTLVTDLIKEPIVSFERNPAREVYDFIISELEMAIDDLPMDQPDFGRVTKRVAQHILAKVHLTRGYDTENGGSAADFTEAAQWADAAIDGQALNLAFGELFEYQNDNNEEILWSIQYAEASTLNSPAHNWDYPWGPLVQGADDGVNKKNALHPTEYLFTLFDDADTRFEGTFLNIKTSPYTGYILNPESTPVNYYYPRTAAQLADTTAWRAASPNRMETIITPIGPYWWDALNQTDFPALKKFDRLQLPDIRYTHDLYLARLGETYLIAAEAYLQAGDLGTALARVNEVRRRAAAPGMEAAMQVSSVDLDFILDERARELAGEGLRWMDLKRTGKLMEYTATRNPDIKAIYDSGTDPFLGANSEYKILRPIPLSAISLDAGDYPQNPAYE